One Euzebyales bacterium genomic region harbors:
- the truB gene encoding tRNA pseudouridine(55) synthase TruB — protein MTTPRAIPPDGVLIVDKPAGCTSHDATNRIRRALRRAYGSPGRRHGHKVGHTGTLDPSATGVLVVCVGRATRLVPYLQAGRKTYEARMQLGRTTTTLDADGEITSEQDASHVNEQIVCEALKRFVGPIEQVPPMVSAVKVDGERLHARARRGEVVERAPRPVVIHDLVLEDFIPGRFPEVKLLVSCSAGTYVRTLADDVGAMLGVGGHLTALRRLASGGARISQAVALDDAEAAIAAGGIDGLLLTPAAAMAQAEYPTVVLADDAVSQLSHGRPIAPTGHDGPVAALDADGTLIAVVADDDGRARPLVVLTPA, from the coding sequence GTGACCACACCGCGAGCGATTCCTCCCGACGGGGTCCTGATCGTGGACAAGCCCGCCGGGTGCACGTCGCATGACGCCACCAACCGCATCCGGCGTGCGCTGCGTCGCGCGTACGGTTCGCCCGGGCGCCGTCACGGCCACAAGGTCGGCCACACGGGCACGCTGGATCCCAGCGCCACGGGTGTGCTGGTCGTCTGCGTGGGGCGTGCGACGCGCCTGGTGCCGTACCTGCAGGCGGGGCGCAAGACCTACGAGGCGCGCATGCAGCTGGGCCGCACCACGACGACGCTCGACGCCGATGGCGAGATCACCTCGGAGCAGGACGCCTCCCACGTCAACGAGCAGATCGTGTGTGAGGCGCTCAAGCGGTTCGTCGGGCCGATCGAGCAGGTCCCGCCGATGGTGTCCGCCGTGAAGGTCGACGGTGAGCGGCTGCACGCGCGTGCCCGCCGCGGTGAGGTCGTCGAGCGCGCGCCGCGCCCGGTGGTCATCCACGACCTGGTGCTCGAGGACTTCATCCCCGGGCGCTTCCCCGAGGTCAAGCTCCTGGTGAGCTGCTCCGCCGGCACCTACGTGCGGACGCTGGCTGACGACGTCGGCGCGATGCTCGGCGTCGGGGGGCATCTCACCGCGCTGCGCCGCCTGGCGTCGGGTGGAGCGCGCATCTCACAGGCGGTGGCGCTTGACGATGCTGAGGCCGCGATCGCCGCTGGTGGGATCGATGGCCTGCTGCTGACGCCGGCGGCGGCCATGGCGCAGGCGGAATACCCTACGGTCGTGCTCGCCGACGACGCCGTGTCCCAGCTGTCGCACGGTCGGCCGATCGCGCCGACCGGTCACGACGGCCCGGTCGCTGCGCTCGATGCGGACGGGACCCTGATCGCCGTCGTGGCCGACGACGACGGCCGTGCCCGCCCGCTCGTCGTCCTCACTCCGGCATGA